A region of the Thermomicrobiales bacterium genome:
AAGAGTTGCGTGTCGCCGTGCTTGATACGAAGCATCGCCTTGCGCGTGTCGTTACTGTGTATCAGGGCAGCGTGAACAGCGCGCAGGTGCGTGTGGCCGAAGTGTTCCGCGAGGCAGTGCGGGCCAACAGCCCAGCCATCGCGATCGCGCACAACCACCCCAGCGGCGACCCGACGCCATCCAGCGCCGATGTTTCGCTCACCGCCGAGCTCGCCCGCGCCGCCACGCTGCTGGACATCGATCTCATCGACCACCTCATCATCGGCGATGGTCGCTGGGTGTCCCTGCGCCGGCTCGGGCTGGGCTTTCCGACGGGGAGGTGACGGCCTATTCCCCATGCAGTTGCGTAATTCGCATGCCTCGCAGATGATGGACGCGGGGAGTGCGTGGGAGGCACGAGAGAACTCGGTAGGAACAGGTGATGGAGGTTCGCGATGAGCGATTCCGCCCAGTGGTGGACAATAGGGCTACTTGTTGCCTTCATGGTTATTGGTCTGGCGATGATCTTTCTGTCACGCGGGCAGAAGGATGTCGCCTCGTCCAGATTCGTTGGTAACGGCGTAGTTGCGTCGGGTGATGAGACGGCTGAGCTGCTGGCGAGTGGCAGCACGTCGGCACCGACGAGCGCCGACGTGACTCATACGAGATTGCTCTACGCCACGGAAGCGGTGGCCGACGGAGTTGGTGACGCTGCCGCCAAGTCTGCGGCGCTATCGTCAATCGACGTCACGGCTGTCGAGGACGCCGGGATGGCGGCTACATTGGCGGCAGGTGGTGACCTGCCCGAGACGGAGCAACCAGCGCCGGCTGTGGCCGCTGCGCCGAGTGTGCTGACAACTGAGCCGGCTATACCCGTTGTCGGCACGGAACTCTCCGAGCGCGACTGGGCGACCACTGATTCGCCAGCAGAGGTGACGGCGACGCTTCCGGTGGTTGATGAGGCACCAGCAGGTCAGGAGACGACGGCCGATGCGAGCGCGGATGCGACCGGCGCGGAGTCAGTCGCTGCGCCGATGTCGTTCGTCGGGCAGTCGGATGCGACGGTGCAATCGGTGCAGATCGTGGAGTTGCACCACGGTGCAGATGGGCATGATCACGGTAGCGAGTGGATCGTTATTGGCAACGAGAGTGCCGGGATGGTCAATCTGGCCGGCTGGCGGCTGACCGACGATGGCGAGAAGCACGTCTACACATTCCCGTCGTTCGACCTGGCAACCGGTGGTCGCGTGAATGTCTATATGGCGCGCGGGGATGATGGCGGGGACGCTCTCTACGTCGGGCGAAACAACCGCTGGTGGAACAACGATGGCGACTGCGCGTACCTCTACGACGCCAGCGGAGCGCTCGTCGATCGCCACTGCTATGGGAACGCCGTACCTGCGGAATAGCGCCACACTCCACAGCGCCCGCGTGGCGATGACGCCCCGAGCCTCGATTGCAGCGTGCAGAGGCGGCAACGACTGCCGCCGTCCGAAGGGAGACACTGATGGACTTCCGGCTCACCGACGAGCAACGCACCGCTCAGGCGCTGGCGCGCGAATTCACCGAACGCGAGATTGTGCCGGTCGCGGCTGAGTACGACCAGCAGCACCGCTTCCCGCGCGAGATCCTGCAGCGTGCCGCACAGGCCGGGCTGACTTCGCTGACCGTCCCAGAGGAATACGGCGGGGCTGGTGCGTCGCTGATGACACTCGCGCTGGTCTCCGAGCAGTTTGGCTGGGGCTGCGCCGGCATCGCCACCTCGCTGGGCATCAACACGTTGGCAGCCGATCCGATCCTGCTGGCTGGTCGGGACGATCAGAAGCACGAGTATCTCGGACGCTTGAACGAGGGTGCACTGGGTGCCTACGCGCTGACCGAGCCGGCGGTCGGCTCGGACGTGTCGGGCGTGACGACGCGGGCAA
Encoded here:
- a CDS encoding acyl-CoA dehydrogenase family protein gives rise to the protein MDFRLTDEQRTAQALAREFTEREIVPVAAEYDQQHRFPREILQRAAQAGLTSLTVPEEYGGAGASLMTLALVSEQFGWGCAGIATSLGINTLAADPILLAGRDDQKHEYLGRLNEGALGAYALTEPAVGSDVSGVTTRAKRVGDDYVLNGSKIWISNAPHADFFVVFAKTDPEAGRRGISAFLVERETPGLDVGNPLPKLGQRSSPAAEVFFNDVVVPERNLLGEEGAGFLIAMGVF
- a CDS encoding lamin tail domain-containing protein; this encodes MSDSAQWWTIGLLVAFMVIGLAMIFLSRGQKDVASSRFVGNGVVASGDETAELLASGSTSAPTSADVTHTRLLYATEAVADGVGDAAAKSAALSSIDVTAVEDAGMAATLAAGGDLPETEQPAPAVAAAPSVLTTEPAIPVVGTELSERDWATTDSPAEVTATLPVVDEAPAGQETTADASADATGAESVAAPMSFVGQSDATVQSVQIVELHHGADGHDHGSEWIVIGNESAGMVNLAGWRLTDDGEKHVYTFPSFDLATGGRVNVYMARGDDGGDALYVGRNNRWWNNDGDCAYLYDASGALVDRHCYGNAVPAE
- the radC gene encoding DNA repair protein RadC, which translates into the protein HGLGPAKAIKLLASIELGKRIAQITPEERAQIRGPEDLAVLFQPMMVALEHEELRVAVLDTKHRLARVVTVYQGSVNSAQVRVAEVFREAVRANSPAIAIAHNHPSGDPTPSSADVSLTAELARAATLLDIDLIDHLIIGDGRWVSLRRLGLGFPTGR